A region from the Halomarina litorea genome encodes:
- a CDS encoding AMP-dependent synthetase/ligase — translation MSPTPTPRAAWLDREREYTDEVIGDDTLGRMFEASADRNAARPAQRYKGGVYDRSLVAEGVVDAAPRGGYATLTYAEMRDVVHHLAAGFRDLGLTAGDRVGIFASTRMEWAQTDFALLQAGGVVTTVYTESSSRQVRYLLSDPGATGVVVENAELLDRVLEVEDDLDLSFVVVMDEADTGDREDVLTLGELHERGREVFDPAAHESWLDERSPGDLASLIYTSGTTGKPKGVELTHHNLRSNVNQNRKRMGPRPDRSADIPTLGAHTNTMSFLPLAHVFERTAGHFLPFASGSCVGYAESADTVAEDIQTLSPNVVTSVPRVYERIHDAMREQASESDVKQRIFEWAVDVGREYDRTDDPGLALEAKYRVADRLVFSGVREKMGGEIDFFVSGGGSLSKELAELFNGMGLTILEGYGLTETAPVVSVNPPEDVRAGTLGVPLVDIDVRVDGSVLTDDQKRRARGEVGELLVSGSNVTRGYWNRPDATEEAFTDDGYFRTGDIVELTDDGYLVFHERLKQILVLDTGKNIAPGPIEDRFATSDRVDQVMVVGDSEKFVGALVVPNFEAVRQWAEKYDVDLPAERAAICEHEQVRAYVETVVEEVNEGLEKEERIKRFALVPDEWTAENDLMTPSMKKKRRNILDRYNDQLADIYGREQSATAD, via the coding sequence ATGTCACCGACACCTACCCCTCGGGCGGCGTGGCTCGACCGCGAACGGGAGTACACCGACGAGGTCATCGGCGACGACACGCTCGGTCGGATGTTCGAGGCGAGCGCCGACCGGAACGCCGCCCGCCCGGCCCAGCGCTATAAGGGTGGCGTGTACGACCGCTCGCTGGTCGCGGAGGGTGTCGTCGACGCCGCCCCGCGCGGGGGGTACGCGACGCTCACCTACGCCGAGATGCGCGACGTCGTCCACCACCTCGCGGCGGGCTTTCGCGACCTCGGCCTCACGGCGGGCGACCGGGTAGGTATCTTCGCCAGCACGCGCATGGAGTGGGCACAGACCGACTTCGCCCTCCTGCAGGCCGGCGGGGTCGTCACCACAGTGTACACCGAGTCCTCGTCCCGGCAGGTCAGGTATCTCCTCTCGGACCCGGGCGCGACAGGCGTGGTGGTGGAAAACGCCGAGTTGCTCGACCGGGTGCTCGAAGTCGAGGACGACCTCGACCTCTCCTTTGTCGTCGTGATGGACGAGGCGGACACGGGCGACCGCGAGGACGTCCTGACCCTCGGGGAACTCCACGAACGGGGTCGGGAGGTGTTCGACCCCGCCGCCCACGAGTCGTGGCTCGACGAGCGCTCGCCCGGGGACCTCGCGAGTCTCATCTACACCTCGGGGACGACGGGCAAGCCCAAGGGCGTCGAACTCACTCATCACAACCTCCGGTCGAACGTCAACCAGAACCGGAAACGGATGGGGCCGCGACCGGACCGCTCCGCCGATATCCCGACGCTCGGCGCGCACACGAACACGATGTCGTTCCTCCCGCTGGCGCACGTCTTCGAGCGGACGGCGGGCCACTTCCTCCCGTTCGCCTCCGGGTCCTGCGTCGGGTACGCCGAGTCCGCCGACACCGTCGCGGAGGACATCCAGACGCTCTCGCCGAACGTCGTCACCAGCGTCCCGCGGGTGTACGAGCGCATCCACGACGCCATGCGCGAGCAGGCGAGCGAGTCCGACGTGAAACAGCGCATCTTCGAGTGGGCCGTCGACGTCGGCCGGGAGTACGACCGGACCGACGACCCCGGACTCGCCCTCGAAGCCAAGTACCGCGTCGCCGACCGCCTCGTCTTCTCGGGGGTGCGCGAGAAGATGGGGGGCGAAATCGACTTCTTCGTCAGCGGGGGCGGCAGTCTCTCGAAGGAACTGGCGGAACTGTTCAACGGGATGGGCCTGACCATCCTCGAGGGGTACGGCCTGACCGAGACGGCCCCCGTGGTGAGCGTCAACCCGCCCGAGGACGTCCGTGCGGGGACTCTTGGCGTCCCCCTCGTCGACATCGACGTCCGCGTCGACGGGAGTGTGCTGACCGACGACCAGAAGCGCCGGGCGCGCGGCGAGGTGGGCGAACTGCTCGTCTCCGGCTCGAACGTGACGCGTGGGTACTGGAACCGCCCCGACGCGACCGAGGAGGCGTTCACCGACGACGGCTACTTCCGGACCGGCGACATCGTCGAACTGACCGACGACGGCTACCTCGTCTTCCACGAGCGCCTGAAGCAGATTCTCGTCCTCGACACGGGCAAGAACATCGCACCCGGTCCCATCGAGGACCGCTTCGCCACCAGCGACCGGGTGGACCAGGTGATGGTCGTCGGCGACAGCGAGAAGTTCGTGGGCGCACTCGTCGTGCCGAACTTCGAGGCCGTCCGCCAGTGGGCCGAGAAGTACGACGTGGACCTGCCCGCCGAACGGGCCGCCATCTGCGAGCACGAGCAGGTGCGGGCGTACGTCGAGACGGTCGTCGAGGAGGTCAACGAGGGCCTCGAGAAGGAAGAGCGCATCAAGCGCTTCGCGCTCGTCCCCGACGAGTGGACGGCCGAGAACGACCTGATGACCCCGTCGATGAAGAAGAAACGCCGGAACATCCTCGACCGGTACAACGACCAGCTGGCGGACATCTACGGTCGAGAACAGTCGGCGACGGCGGACTGA
- a CDS encoding Hsp20/alpha crystallin family protein, whose amino-acid sequence MANRRYPFDEMDRMFDQMRRSMLGNFGGIGNWGDRDFEMPQFGRGADDFHGRGMHSDMNLSLDTDESGYVVLADMPGFEKEEIDLRFDDGRLFISARHEVSESGEDSMSMRSRHVHESIGISAEVREDEITASYRNGVLEVHLPTVEDVEESGTSIDID is encoded by the coding sequence ATGGCAAACCGACGATACCCCTTCGACGAGATGGATCGCATGTTCGACCAGATGCGCCGCTCCATGCTGGGCAACTTCGGTGGCATCGGCAACTGGGGCGACCGTGACTTCGAGATGCCCCAGTTCGGGCGTGGGGCCGACGACTTCCACGGCCGGGGTATGCACAGTGACATGAACCTCAGCCTCGACACCGACGAGTCGGGCTACGTCGTCCTCGCGGACATGCCGGGCTTCGAGAAGGAGGAGATCGACCTCCGCTTCGACGACGGCCGCCTGTTCATCAGCGCCCGCCACGAGGTGTCCGAGTCCGGCGAGGACAGCATGAGCATGCGTTCGCGCCACGTCCACGAGTCCATCGGCATTTCCGCCGAGGTGCGCGAAGACGAGATCACGGCCTCGTACCGCAACGGCGTCCTCGAGGTCCACCTCCCCACCGTCGAAGACGTAGAGGAGTCCGGCACCTCCATCGACATCGACTGA
- a CDS encoding HalOD1 output domain-containing protein, which produces MSTLDSRNDVQPRPVTTDSGDAYCATHDLTTPGSLSITIVETVCAVLEESPAAVEPLYDVVDPDALDSLFRPKADGTPRVEGSVTFTLSDCTVTVEGTGEVVVVPPDGD; this is translated from the coding sequence ATGAGCACGCTCGATTCACGGAATGACGTCCAGCCGAGACCAGTTACGACCGACAGCGGCGATGCGTACTGTGCGACGCACGACCTCACGACGCCGGGGTCGCTCAGCATCACCATCGTCGAGACGGTGTGTGCGGTCCTCGAAGAATCGCCCGCGGCCGTCGAACCACTGTACGATGTCGTCGACCCGGACGCACTCGACTCCCTGTTCCGCCCGAAAGCGGACGGGACACCGCGAGTGGAGGGGTCGGTCACGTTCACTCTCAGTGACTGTACCGTGACCGTGGAGGGAACGGGCGAGGTCGTCGTCGTGCCACCCGACGGGGACTGA